The segment TAGCCACAGATAGGGCTATGATGATGGTGATCGTAGCAATAAGGAACATATAAAGACCCTTTTGGCCAGCAAAGAATATTCCTATAAGGAGGACATATAGAGGAATCTTGGCCAGGCAGTTCATAAGAGGGACAACTAATATGGTTGCCAGTCGGGCCCTTTCATCCTTTATACCGCGGCAGGCCATACATCCGGGTATAGCACATCCACCTACATATAGCCCACCTAAGACCAAAGGGAGGATAGACTGTCCGTGCAGGCCAAAATTCCTAAAGATTCTATCTAAGATAAATGCCATCCGGGCTATATAGCCTGTATCCTCCAAGATGGCTATAAGGGCAAAGAGGATCAGGAAGATGGGTATGTAGTTCAGGACTGCTATGATCCCATCGAACACCCCCAATGGCATTGACCTAAGAAAGGGGTCAAAGACAAATCCCTCATAGGGGAGGGCTGAGGCTATAAGGTCTCTAAAATATGCCAATAGAGGCCAGGTATAGTTGGTCAGTTCATATCCCTTAACTATGGCCAGTTCATACAATAGATAGATGGTTGCAGCCAGAATGATTGGGCCAAGGAATCTATTGCAGACAATCTGGTCAATCCTATCTGTCAGTCTCCTTTCAGATACCCCTTCATAGGTAATACAATCTGCTACAATCTCTTCTGCCTTCTGATAGCGTATCTGGGCAATAGCCTTCTCTGGCTCTTTTTTGTGGTACGATACAAACTGCTTTCTCTCATCTTCAATCCTCATCAAGATAGTATCTGCATGCTTGGCATGTTCGGAAACTACCTTCTTTGCCTCTGAATCACCCTCCACAAGCTTTACTGCCAGCCATCTTGTAGGATACCGGCTTTCTTTAATCCCTGAGTCTTTTTGCAACTGGCTTTCTATCTGGGCAATCCCTGGTTCTAACTCTCCATAGTTTAACAAGATGGAAGATTTCTTCTCTTTGGCAGAGGTATATATAGCCTCTTTAAGAGGCTTCTTTCCCTTTCCTCTATTTCCAACTGTAGAGACGACAGTCGCTCCTATCCTCTCAGAAAGCCTTCTTACATTGATCTTAAAACCCCTTCTCTCTACCACATCCATCATATTCAAATCAATAACTAAGGGTATACCCATCTCGGCCAACTGGAAGACCAGATAGAGGCTGCGCTCTAAGTTGGAGGCGTCTACTACATCAACTATAAGATCAGGGGCTTCATGGAGAAGAAAATCCCTTGCCACCCTCTCCTCTAAGCTGTAAGATGTGAGGCTATAGGTGCCTGGAAGGTCAACTATCTCTATTCTGTCTTGCCCAAATCTATATTCGCCTGTCTTCTTCTCTATGGTTACCCCTGGATAGTTGGCCACATGCTGCCTTGCTCCAGTAAGCAGATTGAAGATGGTAGATTTGCCTGAATTGGGCTGGCCGGCACAGGCTACTAATATCTTTTTCATAACAGAGTTACCTCCACACCACTTGCCTCAGAATGGCGTATACTTACATGATTCCCTCTTATCAAAAGGTCGACTGGGTCCACTAAAGGTGCATTGCGGATAACCTTCACCTTTGTTCCAGGAATAAACCCCATATCGGAAAATCGCTGTCCTGTGGCGCCTTCTAAATGCACTTCTATAATTCTGCATTCCTGACCAGGTCTTAGCTCATTTAACCTCATCTTTTCCTCCCATTAAAAAGAGAGCCAATTGACCACCCCCTTCTGTATCTGTGTGGACCTCGTCTGGCAAATAATGGGATAACCATAATCTTCCTGGCCATGTTAAAACCGACCATCAAACGGGTCTCCTTGATAGCCAACAATAGAGGTCCACCCCTACTCACATTAAGCACCTCCACAATTGAGCCTATCCCAAGACCCATATTGATCAGGCGATCTCCATGCTCTCTCTCAATATGGGCTACATGTCGCAGAAGATCATGGATCTGGCTGTGTAGACCCTCTATATGGGTGATCATCTCCTGATGGATTGAACGATCTATCTGCTCGCCTATCT is part of the bacterium genome and harbors:
- the feoB gene encoding ferrous iron transport protein B; translation: MKKILVACAGQPNSGKSTIFNLLTGARQHVANYPGVTIEKKTGEYRFGQDRIEIVDLPGTYSLTSYSLEERVARDFLLHEAPDLIVDVVDASNLERSLYLVFQLAEMGIPLVIDLNMMDVVERRGFKINVRRLSERIGATVVSTVGNRGKGKKPLKEAIYTSAKEKKSSILLNYGELEPGIAQIESQLQKDSGIKESRYPTRWLAVKLVEGDSEAKKVVSEHAKHADTILMRIEDERKQFVSYHKKEPEKAIAQIRYQKAEEIVADCITYEGVSERRLTDRIDQIVCNRFLGPIILAATIYLLYELAIVKGYELTNYTWPLLAYFRDLIASALPYEGFVFDPFLRSMPLGVFDGIIAVLNYIPIFLILFALIAILEDTGYIARMAFILDRIFRNFGLHGQSILPLVLGGLYVGGCAIPGCMACRGIKDERARLATILVVPLMNCLAKIPLYVLLIGIFFAGQKGLYMFLIATITIIIALSVAKLLSLTILRKKETAPFVLEMPTYHLPTIGNVLRRSVERTWLFVRKVMTIVIAVMVLVYLLVSFPSLNPERKADYTNQANQLIASFFDEIGRDNPYARVLAGHGLMEFVRYLGDYKKAKIAAKGKMEKVNQSFLEKNPEFAKIVNKGKIKITNPERFKAWFFAYKKDKERFLATYARLSKENRKRLKVAFYQKWDRINHKYFSLVRTGDVILEKDELIDSEAKMVYKAYGKLEKERKALRGERKEEVIASSYLGRAGKFIEPVTKFAGFNWRVNIALLSSFAAKESSVATLGSIYEPAPEARRERLEERIKEKEKGWTPLHAASLMFFMAMYPPCIPTLIMIKLEAGMSWMLFAAIYPVILGFIIAVILFSGGTLLGLSGLQASIYFYILAIAVMVVMGFIKRKPMG
- a CDS encoding FeoA domain-containing protein, with translation MHLEGATGQRFSDMGFIPGTKVKVIRNAPLVDPVDLLIRGNHVSIRHSEASGVEVTLL
- a CDS encoding FeoA family protein, which codes for MYIKKDLEHIHNDLQNMREEIGEQIDRSIHQEMITHIEGLHSQIHDLLRHVAHIEREHGDRLINMGLGIGSIVEVLNVSRGGPLLLAIKETRLMVGFNMARKIMVIPLFARRGPHRYRRGWSIGSLFNGRKR